The Microlunatus antarcticus DNA segment CAGCGCTGGCTAGGGGTGGGCGCCGGGGTGCCGCCCCGCTCACCCGGGTCGCCCTGCTCACCACCCGGCGCCCGCTGCTGCCCAGCGTGACCGCCGGGTTCCTCGCGGCCGCGCTGGCCACCGCCTTCCTGGCCGGGGCCTGGTCGGCCTCGACGCACCGTTCCGCCGAGGACCGGGCGGCCGCGCTCGTCCCCCTCGACGTCCGGGTCACGCCGAGCACGCAGGTGCGACAGCCCGCGTCGGTGGTCGACCCCGAGCGCCTGACCGGGCTCGGCCCCGGGGTCGTGGTGGCTCCCGTGACGAGCACGGTCGTGAGCGCCTTCGCGGGGGCGTCCGGCGCCACCGCCCTGCCCCTGACCGGCCTCGACCCCGACGTCCTGCCGCTGGTGCAACGCTGGTCCGCGGTCACCGGGAGCAGCACGAGCGCGGCCGAGGTCGCCGACCTGCTGCGGACGCCCGCGTCGCCGTCGCCCGGGCCGACCGTCCCGGCGGGCACCCGCCGGCTCGTCCTCGAGGTCCGCGGCCTCGACGCCGACGTCACGCTCGGCCTCTGGGTCGCCGGGCCCGACGGGCAGGAGCGCCGGGTCCGTCTCGCGCAGCGCGGGGAGGAGGCGTACGCCGACCTGCCCGCTGGACCGGCGCTCGCGGTCCGCGCCCTGGAGATCGGCGAGTCCGCCGACCACCTGACGCGGCGCCAGCACGGCATCGGCGAGGGCAGCACCGACCGCCCGCTGCCCGCCGGGACCCTGCACCTCGGGGCCGTGCACGCGGACGGTACCGCCGTCGCGTGGTCCTGGTCGGGCTGGGGAGCCGACTCGGTGACCGTCGCCCCCGAGGCCGCCGGGGGCTCCCCCGGCCTGAGCGCGCGCTACCAGATCCGCGACGCCCGGGCCGTGCTGCTGCCGTCCTGGATCCCGGTCGCGCAGCGCCCCGTCCTCCCGGTCGCCGTCGACGCGGAGACCGCGGCCCGGGCCGGCGCCCGCGGCACCTTCGGCCTCACGGTCGACCAGACGACGCAGCCGGTCCGGGTCGTCGCCGTCCTCCCTCGCATGCCGACCCTGCCGAGCCGCTTCGTCGTCGCCGACCGGTCGGCCGTCGCGGCCCTGGTCGACCGGACCGCGCCCGGCACCGGGCCCGTGGCGCAGGTCTGGGTCGCGACGCCCGCGGCGGACGCGCAGGCGGTGCACGACGAGCTGACCGCGTCGGCCTCCGCGGCGACGCTCACCTACCGCACCGACGTGGCACAGGCGCTCGGGCAGGACCCGGTGACGACCGGCTTCGTGGCCCTGCTCGGCGCGGCCGGGGTGGTCGCGCTCCTGCTCGGCCTGGTCGCGGTGGTCGGCGGCGTCCGCGGGGACCGGGAGCTGGCGGCGGCGGACCTCTTCGCCCTCGAGGTCGACGGGGTCGAGCCGCGCGCGCTGCGCCGGGTGCTGCTGACCCGCGCCGCGCTCGTCCTGGTCGTCGGGCTGCCGCTCGGGCTCCTCTCCGGCGCCGGCCTCGCCGCCGCCGCGGCCCGGCTGCTCGGCACCGGACCGGACGGACGTCCCACCACCCCGCCGCTGCAGGTCGTGCTGGCCGCGGCCCCGACCGCCGTCGTGCTCGTCGCCGCCGTCGTGGGCACGGTCCTCGCCGCCGTCCTCACCGCGGCGACCAGCCTCCGTGAACGAGGGCCGACCGCTCCCGAGCTGGACCTCCGGTGAGCGAGCCCAGTAGGCCTTCGGACCACGGGCGGCCCGTGGTCGAGGTGACCGACGTCTTCGTCGCCTACCGCAGCGGGGCCGAGCCGGTCATGGCCCTGCGCGGCGCCGACCTCACCCTGGCCGCCGGCGAACGCCTCCTCGTCGCCGGCCCCAACGGGTCCGGCAAGTCGACGCTGCTCCGGGTCGTCACCGGTGACCAGCCGGTCCTCGCCGGACGCGTCGAGGTGGGCGGAGCGGCGGTGCACGCGATGGACGCCGGCGAGCGGCGCCGGTGGCGGGCGCGGGCGCTGGGCTTCGTCGACCAGCACGCCCGCCGCAACCTGCTCCCCGAGCTCGACGTCCGCGACAACGTCGCCCTCCAG contains these protein-coding regions:
- a CDS encoding ABC transporter permease → MGTGAGLAWAGVRHRPGPWLLLALGTALAALMPLAAAGLQERAAVAVVQQAVSAVPEPARGVLAVTTRDLRGAELASVSARVDAGLAQAGLPVPTQALAYRALSLQGTDAAVGALDRLPDDVALTSGRLPTACSPTACEVLVVSTSTGSTPDLAAPARDLGLVVTGTATLREPRLVGLGLVAPGQPLLLGSDPAAMADLASLTLYGRNLAWFTPLDAAVVTDRGAGAFTAALDRVAAEVNLVAGPLNVTWPDGVVLDAAARAQASTGRFTVLGVGAGALQLGFCLVLAAARRPAQRQHGTLLTRRGARPAQVLGVAALQTAMAVVVGLVVGTAAGTALVAVLVRGGPDPSAGALHALASTWPVVLGLGLAAVLGSVLLAAGPAARPATLRLALTAVVLLAGGLAVLALVRPSDDPRAPLPVAALVGLTLAAGLLGALLWTPVVAALARGGRRGAAPLTRVALLTTRRPLLPSVTAGFLAAALATAFLAGAWSASTHRSAEDRAAALVPLDVRVTPSTQVRQPASVVDPERLTGLGPGVVVAPVTSTVVSAFAGASGATALPLTGLDPDVLPLVQRWSAVTGSSTSAAEVADLLRTPASPSPGPTVPAGTRRLVLEVRGLDADVTLGLWVAGPDGQERRVRLAQRGEEAYADLPAGPALAVRALEIGESADHLTRRQHGIGEGSTDRPLPAGTLHLGAVHADGTAVAWSWSGWGADSVTVAPEAAGGSPGLSARYQIRDARAVLLPSWIPVAQRPVLPVAVDAETAARAGARGTFGLTVDQTTQPVRVVAVLPRMPTLPSRFVVADRSAVAALVDRTAPGTGPVAQVWVATPAADAQAVHDELTASASAATLTYRTDVAQALGQDPVTTGFVALLGAAGVVALLLGLVAVVGGVRGDRELAAADLFALEVDGVEPRALRRVLLTRAALVLVVGLPLGLLSGAGLAAAAARLLGTGPDGRPTTPPLQVVLAAAPTAVVLVAAVVGTVLAAVLTAATSLRERGPTAPELDLR